Sequence from the Pontibacter pudoricolor genome:
TTGGTAAAATCCTTGGCAACGTGAGAGGCGAGAAAATCCGCATTTTCAAGAAGAAGAGAAGAAAAGGGTATAGAAAGTCTAGAGGACATCGTTCTGACTATACGAAAGTTCTGATCGAGAGCATTGGATAAGCAGTAAGAAGAAATTTATCGTAGAACCATTTCGGGCTCAGGCCTGATTAAATAGTAAACAAAATGGCACACAAAAAAGGAGCTGGTAGTTCTAACAACGGTCGTGAGTCGCACTCAAAACGACTGGGTGTTAAGATTTATGGTGGCCAGGAGATTATCGCTGGTAACATCATCGTAAGACAAAGAGGTACGGCACACCACCCGGGTAAAAACGTGGGTATGGGTAAAGACCATACTTTGTTCGCACTTATTGATGGCAAAGTAGAATTTAAGAAAAGCGTTAAGAACCGTTCTTACGTTTCTGTAATTCCTAACGTAGTAGCTGAGGCTTAATACGAACTTTGCAAAGCAACAGAAAAGGGATACCGCAAGGTGTCCCTTTTTTTATTTCTGGGAAGTGTAAAGTTTTGGAACATACGTACTTAACTGCCGTATAACAGATTATAAAGAGTTATAGTTAATACAATTAAACTCTTTTAGGAAAGGGACACTTAATGTGTCCTTTTCTGCTTTAACCCCCTTTCTGAATCCGTTCGCAACTATAGTTATAGGCTATTGCAACAAAAATTCGCTTTTTGCGGATAAGTGTAATAACTTGCAGCTTCTTATCAAGAAAGACCGAGGGAATGGGCCCTATGACGTCTTAGCAACCTTGACCAAACTTGGTGCTAACTCCCTTCCGGAACTATGTGATCCGGAGAAGATAAGATAGTCCATCCTTTACTTCGGGTGTCCTTTCTTGATGAGCGGTAGCATTATGCAAAGCGAGAAGAAGGATACCAACATGAAGAACAACCATCCCATTTACAGTTTATTAAAGGAACGCGTACTTGTGCTTGACGGCGCAATGGGCACCATGATTCAGCGTTACCAGCTTTCGGAAGCCGATTTTCGTGGCGAGCGTTTCAAAGATCATCCTTCCGATCTGAAAGGCAACAACGACCTGCTTTCCATTACCCGCCCGGATATCATCAAGAAGATTCATACGGAATACCTCGAGGCTGGCGCCGATATCATCGAGACCAATACCTTTAGTGGGACAACTATAGCCATGGCGGACTATGGGTTGGAGCACCTGGTATATGAACTGAACTATGAGTCGGCAAAGATAGCACGGGAAGCTGCAGATGAAGTAGAAGCTAAAGATCCTTCGCATAAACGCTTTGTAGCCGGCGCCATTGGTCCGACTAATCGTACAGCCTCGCTTTCTCCGGATGTAAACAACCCAGGCTACCGCGCCATAACATTCGACCAGTTAGTAGAAGCTTATTATGAGCAGGTGCGTGGTTTGGTGGATGGTGGCGCTGACTTGCTGTTAGTAGAAACAGTATTTGATACCCTGAACTGTAAGGCTGCCCTTTTTGCAATACAGCAATTCGTAAATGATGGTGGCAAGGAGCTGCCGATCATGGTTTCCGGAACTATAACCGATGCCAGCGGCCGTACCTTATCTGGCCAGACCGTAGAGGCTTTCTATAACTCCATCTCGCATGCGCCTTTATTAAGTGTTGGCTTTAACTGCGCGTTGGGTGCACGCCAGCTAAAAACACACATCCAGGAGCTTTCCCGCATATCAGACTGCTACATCAGCGCTTACCCGAACGCCGGACTGCCTAACGCCTTTGGTGGTTACGACGAAACAGCCCAGCAGATGGGTGCTATAGTTGAAGAATACCTGAAAGAAGGATTGGTTAATATATTGGGTGGTTGTTGTGGTACAACGCCTGTACATACCAAAGTAATTGCAGACTTGGTGCGAAAGTATAAACCGCACGTTCCTACCCCGGTTGCCCCACTTCCACGCTACAGCGGCCTCGAGCCCCTAACTATAACTCCCGAAAGCCTTTTTGTGAATGTTGGCGAACGCACCAATGTTACCGGCTCCAAAATGTTCTCCCGCCTTATCGTTAACGGTCAGTTTGAAGAGGCCCTGGCAGTTGCGCGTCAGCAGGTAGAAGGTGGTGCGCAGATTATCGACGTGAACATGGACGAAGGTATGCTTGACTCGGAGCAGGCGATGACCAACTTCCTGAACCTGATCGCATCCGAGCCGGATATTTCCAAACTGCCCATCATGATCGACTCTTCGAAATGGAGCGTGATCGAAGCTGGATTAAAGTGTGTGCAGGGTAAATCTATAGTTAACTCCATCTCCCTTAAAGAAGGCGAAGAAGCCTTTAAAAAACTTGCCCGCAAAGTGCGCCAGTATGGTGCGGCTGTTGTAGTAATGGCCTTTGATGAAACAGGTCAGGCCGATACGCTGGAGCGCAGAAAAGAGATCTGTGAGCGTTCGTACCGCATCTTAGTTGACGAAGTGGGTTTTCCGCCACAGGATATTATTTTCGACCCGAACATATTGGCCATTGCTACAGGCATCGAAGAGCATAACAACTATGCCGTTGATTATATTGAAGTAGTAAAATGGATCAAGGCCAACCTACCACATGCGCTGATTAGTGGTGGGGTGAGTAACCTTTCCTTCTCGTTCCGTGGCAACGATGTGGTGCGTGAAGCCATGCATACCGTGTTTTTATACTATGCCGTGCAGGCAGGTATGGACATGGGTATTGTAAATGCCGGTATGCTGGGTGTGTACAGCGAAATACCAGCCGAACTGCGCGACCTGATCGAAGACGTGATCTTTAACCGCCATCCGGATGCTACGGAAAAACTGGTAACCTATGCCGAAACTATAAAAGGCAAAGGCAAAACCGCTACTGCAGCCGACACTGCCTGGCGCGACGCACCAGTTAAAGAGCGTCTGGAACATGCGCTGGTGCGTGGTATAGTTGATTTTATTGAAGAGGACACCGAAGAAGCCCGACAGCAGGCAGCCAAAACACTGGACGTTATCGAAGGACCATTAATGGCTGGTATGGGCGTGGTAGGTGATTTGTTCGGGGCTGGCAAGATGTTTTTGCCGCAGGTAGTCAAAAGTGCCCGCGTAATGAAAAAGTCCGTGGCCTACCTGTTGCCGTTTATGGAAGCCGAAAAACTGGCTGGCGATACTTCTAAATCTACGGCCGGAACTATACTGATGGCAACTGTTAAAGGCGACGTGCACGATATCGGTAAAAACATTGTGGGCGTGGTATTAGCCTGTAACAACTACGAGGTGATAGACCTGGGTGTGATGGTGCACCTGGACAAGATCCTTTCAGAAGCCGAAGCGCATAAAGTTGATATCATTGGCTTGAGCGGGCTCATCACGCCATCGCTGGATGAAATGGTATATGTAGCACAGGAAATGGAGCGCCGGGGCATGAAAATTCCGCTGTTGGTCGGGGGAGCAACTACCTCGCGGGTGCATACAGCCGTGAAGATTGCGCCACAGTACAGCGGGCCGGTTGTGCACGTGCACGATGCGTCCAGGAGTGTAACCGTAGTAAGCAGCCTGCTGAGCAGCGAACGGGATAGCTATATTTCCGAGATCAAAGCAGAGTATCAGAAGCTGCGCGAAGATCACCTGAGCCGTACCAAAGACCGCGCGTTTGCAACTATAGCTGAAGCCCGCGCCAACAAGTATAAAGTGGACTGGAACACAACAAAGCCAACCAAGCCGAGCTTTATCGGTAACAAAACTTATACTAATTACCCGCTTTCAGAAATCGTGCCGTACATCGATTGGACACCTTTCTTCCATGCATGGGAGCTTAAACGCCAGTATCCGAAGATATTAAACGATCCGGAATTAGGAACGGAAGCCACCAAACTCTTTAACGATGCGCAGGAAATGCTGCAGGAGATCGTGGACAAGCAATTGCTGGAAGCGCGCGCTGTCATTGGCTTTTACCCGGCAAATGTGGAGGCCGATGATACTATAGAAGTTTACACAGATGATTCACGTGAAAACGTGCTGACAGAATTCCATACCCTAAGGCAGCAGGGCAAAAAAGGCGCAAATGTGCCAAACCTGGCGTTTTCTGACTTCCTGGCCCCGAAAGAAACCGGTGTGCGGGATTACATTGGAGGCTTTGTGGTATCGGCAGGTTTTGGTATTGAGAGTTTGCTGGAGAAATACCAGGCCGAACACGACGACTATAAATCCATTATGGTGAAAGCCCTCGCCGACAGGTTAGCAGAAGCTTTTGCAGAGCTGATGCACGCTAAGGTTAGAAAGGAGCTATGGGGTTACGCGCCGGATGAGAATCTGACCAACGAAGACCTGATCAAGGAGAACTATAAAGGTATCCGGCCGGCACCAGGTTACCCGGGTTGCCCGGACCATACCGAAAAGATAACGCTGTTTAACCTGCTGGATGCAGAAAGAACATCTGGTGTTATACTTACCGAAAACCTGGCCATGTACCCGACGGCTGCTGTGAGCGGTTTATACTTCTCGCATCCGGAATCGAAATACTTTGGTTTGGGTAAGATTGGCGAAGACCAGGTAGCTGACATTGCACAGCGCAAAGGTATGACCAAAGAAGAACTGGAACGCTGGCTGTCGCCTAACCTGAACTATGAGCCAAAGCCGTTGGCACAGCAGGCAGTTTAGTAATCCAACCACCCCTAACCCGCCTTAGACAAGGTGGGCTTAGGGTGGTTGGACCCGGCAAAGTAAAACCAACACTTTAACAGTTAAGCAATTTAACCATCAACATAAATTGAAAGTAACAGACCACTTCAGGAATGCCAACGGAAAAACGTTGTTCACTTTTGAAATACTGCCTCCACTAAAGGGGGAGAATATGCGTACCCTTTTCAATCACATCGACCCATTGATGGAGTTTGAACCACCTTTTATAGACGTGACTTACCATCGGGAAGAGTATGTGTATAAGCAGCGCGAAAATGGGTTACTGGAGAAGCGCACGACACGCAAGCGTCCGGGTACTGTTGGCATTTGTGCGGCTATCCAGAACAACTATAAAGTAGATACAGTGCCGCACCTGATTTGTGGTGGTTTTAACAAAGAGGAAACGGAGAACGCGTTAATCGACCTGCACTTTCTGGGAATAGATAATGTACTGGTGCTGCGCGGAGATTGTGTGAAGAGCGAACAGCGCTTTGTGCCGGAACCTGGCGGGCACCATTATGCAACCGAGCTGATCGGGCAGGTGGTGGATATGAATTGTGGCCGTTACCTGGATGATGAGCAGGCTTTTCATAATAATACTGACTTCTGTATTGGCGTGGCCGGTTACCCGGAAAAGCATTTTGAGGCCCCTAACCTGAAATCGGACCTGCGCTGGCTAAAGAAGAAGGTGGAGCTGGGTGCGGAGTATATAGTAACACAGATGTTCTTCGATAACCAGAAATATTTTGATTTCGTGAACCGCTGCCGTGAAGAAGGTATAACTGTGCCGATCATTCCGGGATTGAAACCGATGACCACTAAAAGCCAACTGACCTTACTGCCGAGCCTGTTCCACATTGAAGTTCCGTGTGACCTGGCCGATGCCATAGAAGATTGCCCGGATAACAAGGCTGCAGCGCAGGTGGGCGTAGACTGGGCAATACAGCAATCCAAAGAGCTGATGGAATTTGGTGTGCCCTGCCTGCACTATTATTCTATGGGTAAATCAGAATCAGTCAGAAAAGTAGCCGAAGCTTTATTTTAAGAAACACTCCTTACAAACAACTAAACTACCTGAGGCTGGGACTAATGTTCCAGCCTTCTTTTTTTTAGATGCAGTAAACTCTTGCCGGGTATAAGAAACTATAGTTCCGGAAACCGGGGCTCTATATTTTCTCAAAATTCATTGACATAAATATTTGAATTCTCGTATGCTTCTCTGTACAACACAGGCAATAATAGCGTGCCTTGATTCTTTTAGTAATACCATACACATGTCAGCACAAAAATACGATACCATAGTAGTGGGAGCCGGTTTGGTTGGACTCTCCGTAGCATATCACCTCAAGCAGAATAACCCGGATAGCAAGGTACTGCTCATCGAAAAGGAAGATGCCGTTGCAAAACATCAGTCAGGGCATAACAGCGGCGTTATTCATAGCGGCATTTACTACAAACCGGGCAGTCTGAAAGCCAGAAACTGTATTGCAGGATATCACTCTATTATTGAGTTTGCCGAAGAGCATGGCATCCCTTACGATATATGCGGAAAAATTATAGTGG
This genomic interval carries:
- the metH gene encoding methionine synthase produces the protein MQSEKKDTNMKNNHPIYSLLKERVLVLDGAMGTMIQRYQLSEADFRGERFKDHPSDLKGNNDLLSITRPDIIKKIHTEYLEAGADIIETNTFSGTTIAMADYGLEHLVYELNYESAKIAREAADEVEAKDPSHKRFVAGAIGPTNRTASLSPDVNNPGYRAITFDQLVEAYYEQVRGLVDGGADLLLVETVFDTLNCKAALFAIQQFVNDGGKELPIMVSGTITDASGRTLSGQTVEAFYNSISHAPLLSVGFNCALGARQLKTHIQELSRISDCYISAYPNAGLPNAFGGYDETAQQMGAIVEEYLKEGLVNILGGCCGTTPVHTKVIADLVRKYKPHVPTPVAPLPRYSGLEPLTITPESLFVNVGERTNVTGSKMFSRLIVNGQFEEALAVARQQVEGGAQIIDVNMDEGMLDSEQAMTNFLNLIASEPDISKLPIMIDSSKWSVIEAGLKCVQGKSIVNSISLKEGEEAFKKLARKVRQYGAAVVVMAFDETGQADTLERRKEICERSYRILVDEVGFPPQDIIFDPNILAIATGIEEHNNYAVDYIEVVKWIKANLPHALISGGVSNLSFSFRGNDVVREAMHTVFLYYAVQAGMDMGIVNAGMLGVYSEIPAELRDLIEDVIFNRHPDATEKLVTYAETIKGKGKTATAADTAWRDAPVKERLEHALVRGIVDFIEEDTEEARQQAAKTLDVIEGPLMAGMGVVGDLFGAGKMFLPQVVKSARVMKKSVAYLLPFMEAEKLAGDTSKSTAGTILMATVKGDVHDIGKNIVGVVLACNNYEVIDLGVMVHLDKILSEAEAHKVDIIGLSGLITPSLDEMVYVAQEMERRGMKIPLLVGGATTSRVHTAVKIAPQYSGPVVHVHDASRSVTVVSSLLSSERDSYISEIKAEYQKLREDHLSRTKDRAFATIAEARANKYKVDWNTTKPTKPSFIGNKTYTNYPLSEIVPYIDWTPFFHAWELKRQYPKILNDPELGTEATKLFNDAQEMLQEIVDKQLLEARAVIGFYPANVEADDTIEVYTDDSRENVLTEFHTLRQQGKKGANVPNLAFSDFLAPKETGVRDYIGGFVVSAGFGIESLLEKYQAEHDDYKSIMVKALADRLAEAFAELMHAKVRKELWGYAPDENLTNEDLIKENYKGIRPAPGYPGCPDHTEKITLFNLLDAERTSGVILTENLAMYPTAAVSGLYFSHPESKYFGLGKIGEDQVADIAQRKGMTKEELERWLSPNLNYEPKPLAQQAV
- the metF gene encoding methylenetetrahydrofolate reductase [NAD(P)H], with the translated sequence MKVTDHFRNANGKTLFTFEILPPLKGENMRTLFNHIDPLMEFEPPFIDVTYHREEYVYKQRENGLLEKRTTRKRPGTVGICAAIQNNYKVDTVPHLICGGFNKEETENALIDLHFLGIDNVLVLRGDCVKSEQRFVPEPGGHHYATELIGQVVDMNCGRYLDDEQAFHNNTDFCIGVAGYPEKHFEAPNLKSDLRWLKKKVELGAEYIVTQMFFDNQKYFDFVNRCREEGITVPIIPGLKPMTTKSQLTLLPSLFHIEVPCDLADAIEDCPDNKAAAQVGVDWAIQQSKELMEFGVPCLHYYSMGKSESVRKVAEALF
- the rpmA gene encoding 50S ribosomal protein L27 → MAHKKGAGSSNNGRESHSKRLGVKIYGGQEIIAGNIIVRQRGTAHHPGKNVGMGKDHTLFALIDGKVEFKKSVKNRSYVSVIPNVVAEA